Proteins from a single region of Demequina sp. NBRC 110054:
- a CDS encoding glycerophosphodiester phosphodiesterase family protein, with product MAESSSQPRHPYLGEPGSVIALAHRGFSREGLENSMRAFQAAVDLGFRYVETDAHGTSDGVAIALHDSSLDRTTDRAGEVSALPASEVLGARIGGVEPVPLLEDVLGTWPELHVNIDVKAVSGIVPVAEAIERTKAHDRVCVASFSSRRRLDTVQRLSRPVATSAGTSEAAPFFALGGSGRGVGPALRRVHLLQIPAALRGITLLTRRHVEAAHRADRQVHVWTVNETAQMTRLLDWGVDGLVTDRADLLKDVLIARGAWA from the coding sequence ATGGCTGAGAGCAGCTCGCAACCACGTCACCCCTACCTGGGCGAGCCGGGATCGGTCATCGCGCTCGCCCACCGGGGCTTCTCCCGCGAGGGCCTCGAGAACTCGATGCGCGCCTTCCAGGCAGCGGTCGACCTGGGATTCCGGTACGTCGAGACGGACGCGCACGGCACCTCCGACGGCGTCGCGATCGCCCTGCACGACTCCTCGCTCGACAGGACGACGGACCGCGCGGGCGAGGTCTCCGCGCTCCCCGCCTCCGAGGTCCTGGGCGCGCGGATCGGCGGCGTCGAGCCCGTGCCGCTGCTCGAGGACGTCCTGGGCACGTGGCCCGAGCTCCACGTCAACATCGACGTGAAGGCGGTCTCCGGCATCGTCCCTGTCGCCGAGGCGATCGAGCGCACCAAGGCGCACGACCGGGTGTGCGTCGCCTCGTTCTCGTCGAGGCGACGCCTCGACACGGTTCAGCGGCTCAGCCGTCCCGTCGCGACATCGGCGGGCACGTCGGAGGCCGCGCCGTTCTTCGCGCTCGGCGGCAGCGGCCGAGGCGTCGGGCCCGCGCTGCGGCGCGTGCATCTGCTGCAGATCCCGGCCGCCCTCCGCGGGATCACGCTGCTGACGCGCCGGCACGTCGAGGCCGCGCACCGCGCCGACCGCCAGGTGCACGTCTGGACCGTCAACGAGACCGCGCAGATGACCCGCCTGCTCGACTGGGGCGTCGACGGCCTCGTCACCGACCGCGCCGACCTGCTCAAGGACGTGCTGATCGCGCGCGGTGCCTGGGCCTGA
- the der gene encoding ribosome biogenesis GTPase Der, which yields MLGAGDTELPAPHESDPEESLDEIREAALRAGLEAYELTEEDLAALGGEPEPLVEEALPTLAIIGRPNVGKSTLVNRIIGKRLAVVEDKPGVTRDRVSYPAEWAGRDFMLLDTGGWEKNVTGIDLSVAQAAEAAIDLADAIVFVVDASVGATATDEQVVRLLRKADKPVVLAANKVDGPQGELEAAALWNLGLGEPYPVSALHGRGTGDLLDAAMAILPTEMPQVEVAEDTPRRIALVGRPNVGKSQLLNNLAGENRVVVHDLAGTTRDPVDETVEIDGRPFVLVDTAGIRRRVHQTKGADFYASLRTQTAIERAEIALVLMDASVPLSEQDTRVLSQVVDAGRSLVLVFNKWDLVGEDERFLLERSIEKDLVQLTWAPRVNLSALTGWHTNRLMPAVDLALSSWDQRISTGKLNSFLGELVAEHPHPVRGGKQPKILFGTQASTRPPRFVLFASGFLEPTYRRFIERRLRETFGFEGTPIQISVRVREKRKKQR from the coding sequence ATGCTCGGCGCCGGCGACACCGAGCTGCCGGCCCCGCACGAGTCCGATCCCGAGGAGAGCCTCGACGAGATCCGCGAGGCCGCGCTGCGGGCGGGCCTCGAGGCGTACGAGCTCACCGAGGAGGACCTCGCGGCCCTGGGCGGCGAGCCCGAGCCGCTCGTCGAGGAGGCGCTGCCGACGCTCGCGATCATCGGTCGCCCGAACGTCGGCAAGTCGACGCTCGTCAACCGCATCATCGGCAAGCGCCTCGCGGTCGTCGAGGACAAGCCCGGCGTGACCCGCGACCGCGTGTCCTACCCGGCCGAGTGGGCCGGCCGCGACTTCATGCTGCTCGACACGGGCGGCTGGGAGAAGAACGTCACGGGCATCGACCTGTCCGTCGCGCAGGCCGCGGAGGCGGCGATCGACCTCGCGGACGCGATCGTCTTCGTCGTCGACGCGAGCGTCGGCGCGACCGCGACCGATGAGCAGGTGGTGCGCCTCCTGCGCAAGGCCGACAAGCCCGTCGTCCTCGCGGCCAACAAGGTCGACGGCCCGCAGGGCGAGCTCGAGGCGGCCGCACTGTGGAACCTGGGGCTCGGCGAGCCCTACCCGGTGAGCGCGCTCCACGGGCGGGGCACGGGCGATCTGCTCGATGCCGCGATGGCGATCCTGCCGACCGAGATGCCGCAGGTCGAGGTCGCGGAGGACACCCCGCGCCGCATCGCGCTCGTCGGGCGGCCCAACGTGGGCAAGTCGCAGCTGCTCAACAACCTCGCGGGCGAGAACCGCGTCGTCGTCCACGATCTCGCGGGCACCACCCGTGACCCGGTCGACGAGACCGTCGAGATCGACGGGCGCCCGTTCGTGCTCGTCGACACGGCAGGCATCCGTCGCCGCGTGCACCAGACCAAGGGCGCGGACTTCTACGCGTCGCTGCGCACGCAGACCGCGATCGAGCGCGCGGAGATCGCGCTCGTGCTCATGGACGCCTCGGTCCCGCTGTCCGAGCAGGACACCCGTGTGCTGTCCCAGGTGGTCGACGCGGGCCGGTCGCTCGTGCTCGTGTTCAACAAGTGGGACCTCGTGGGCGAGGACGAGCGGTTCCTGCTCGAGCGCTCGATCGAGAAGGATCTCGTGCAGCTCACGTGGGCCCCGCGCGTGAACCTTTCGGCGCTCACGGGTTGGCACACCAACCGCCTCATGCCCGCGGTGGACCTCGCGCTGTCGAGCTGGGATCAGCGCATCTCGACGGGCAAGCTCAACTCGTTCCTCGGCGAGCTGGTCGCGGAGCACCCGCACCCGGTGCGCGGAGGCAAGCAGCCCAAGATCCTGTTCGGCACTCAGGCATCCACGCGCCCGCCGCGCTTCGTGCTGTTCGCTTCCGGGTTCCTGGAGCCGACGTACCGCCGCTTCATCGAGCGCCGCCTGCGCGAGACCTTCGGCTTCGAGGGCACGCCGATCCAGATCTCGGTGCGCGTGAGGGAGAAGCGCAAGAAGCAGCGCTGA
- a CDS encoding prephenate dehydrogenase produces the protein MTVHPRTHIIGAGLIGASIGLGLRTQGWPVTITDASERAASLAWDIGAGEPLGEREPELVIVAVRPSDTGDVVAEALRAWPGAVVTDVASVKAPVLAAARAIEASERYVGSHPMAGREVSGGLAAQSDLFSARPWVVCAGDAPDATVEVVRTVARALESDIVEMAADAHDAAVARVSHAPQVVASAAAAALGPLHADDVALAGQGLRDVTRIAGSPPAMWADIARLNHTALVSTLDHIIGDLEDVREADDIGEALTDLIARGNLEVERIPGKHGGKTRDWRGVTVIVPDEPGQLVRLLTDAAQVGANVEDLSIEHSPRQPVGLTTLYVEPESAPPLVEALERAGWTVASS, from the coding sequence ATGACCGTCCACCCCCGCACCCACATCATCGGTGCCGGCCTCATCGGTGCGAGCATCGGCCTCGGCCTGCGCACCCAGGGCTGGCCCGTGACCATCACCGACGCGTCCGAGCGCGCCGCGAGCCTCGCGTGGGACATCGGCGCGGGCGAGCCGCTCGGGGAGCGCGAGCCTGAGCTCGTGATCGTCGCGGTCCGGCCGTCCGACACCGGAGACGTCGTGGCGGAGGCGCTGCGCGCGTGGCCCGGCGCGGTGGTGACCGACGTCGCGTCGGTCAAGGCCCCCGTCCTCGCCGCGGCGCGTGCCATCGAGGCCTCCGAGCGGTACGTCGGGTCGCACCCCATGGCGGGCCGCGAGGTCTCGGGCGGGCTCGCCGCCCAGTCCGATCTGTTCAGCGCGCGGCCGTGGGTGGTCTGCGCGGGCGATGCGCCCGACGCCACCGTGGAGGTCGTGAGGACCGTCGCGCGCGCGCTCGAGAGCGACATCGTGGAGATGGCGGCGGACGCGCACGATGCGGCCGTCGCGAGGGTGAGCCATGCGCCGCAGGTCGTCGCGTCGGCAGCGGCGGCCGCGCTCGGCCCGCTGCACGCGGACGACGTCGCCCTGGCGGGGCAGGGGCTGCGCGACGTCACGCGCATCGCCGGCTCGCCGCCCGCGATGTGGGCGGACATCGCCCGGCTCAACCACACGGCGCTCGTCTCGACGCTGGACCACATCATCGGCGACCTCGAGGACGTGCGCGAGGCCGATGACATCGGTGAGGCCCTGACGGACCTCATCGCGCGGGGCAACCTCGAGGTCGAGCGGATCCCCGGCAAGCACGGCGGCAAGACCCGCGACTGGCGCGGGGTCACCGTGATCGTGCCGGACGAGCCCGGACAACTGGTGCGCCTTCTCACCGACGCCGCCCAGGTGGGTGCGAACGTCGAGGACCTGTCGATCGAGCACTCGCCGCGTCAGCCGGTGGGTCTCACGACGCTGTACGTGGAGCCCGAGAGCGCCCCGCCGCTCGTCGAGGCGTTGGAACGAGCGGGATGGACGGTGGCCTCCTCATGA
- a CDS encoding ScpA family protein has translation MTAGPLVPDEAPRKGFEVHLDNFEGPFDLLLSLISKHQMEITEVALARVTDEFLSIVRTHEAEWDLSQASEFLVVAATLLDLKTARLLPQGEVDDLEDLELLEARDLLFARLLQYRAFKEVAGRFEGMLEAPRRMPRDVPLEHHFAMLLPELVWSITPEMLATLAAKALEPKAVPTVSLSHLHNPAVSVRDQAHVVAARLQHSGSATFRSLVADAENVHVVVARFLALLELFREAAVSFEQARSLGELTVRWTGGSDDVDVSAEFDEDDAMGVGLEAAREPARADEEDQR, from the coding sequence GTGACCGCCGGCCCGCTCGTGCCGGACGAGGCCCCACGCAAGGGATTCGAGGTCCACCTCGACAACTTCGAGGGGCCCTTCGACCTGCTCCTCAGCCTGATCTCCAAGCATCAGATGGAGATCACCGAGGTCGCGCTCGCCCGCGTCACCGACGAGTTCCTCAGCATCGTGCGCACGCACGAGGCGGAGTGGGACCTCTCGCAGGCGTCCGAGTTCCTCGTCGTCGCCGCGACGCTCCTCGACCTCAAGACCGCGCGCCTGCTTCCCCAGGGCGAGGTCGACGACCTCGAGGACCTCGAGCTCCTCGAGGCGCGCGACCTGCTCTTCGCGCGCCTGCTCCAGTACCGCGCCTTCAAGGAGGTCGCGGGCCGGTTCGAGGGGATGCTCGAGGCGCCGCGCCGGATGCCGCGCGACGTGCCGCTCGAGCACCACTTCGCGATGCTGCTGCCCGAGCTCGTGTGGAGCATCACGCCGGAGATGCTCGCGACCCTCGCCGCCAAGGCGCTCGAGCCGAAGGCCGTGCCGACGGTGTCGCTGTCGCATCTGCACAACCCCGCGGTGAGCGTGAGGGACCAGGCGCACGTGGTCGCGGCGAGGCTCCAGCACTCCGGTTCCGCGACCTTCCGGTCGCTCGTCGCCGACGCCGAGAACGTGCACGTGGTGGTGGCGCGCTTCCTTGCACTGCTCGAGCTGTTCCGCGAGGCGGCGGTGTCGTTCGAGCAGGCGCGCTCGCTCGGCGAGCTCACGGTGAGGTGGACCGGAGGCAGCGACGACGTCGACGTCTCCGCGGAGTTCGATGAGGACGACGCGATGGGCGTCGGCCTGGAGGCAGCGCGCGAGCCCGCGCGCGCCGACGAGGAGGATCAGCGCTGA
- a CDS encoding pseudouridine synthase, which yields MAELEIHRPEGIRLQKVLASAGVGSRRKCEEMIEAGRVQVNGEVVDQLGVRVDPDAVAIEVDGKRISVDDAHVTVVLNKPFGVVSTMQDPQGRPALDQYVADFKERLFHVGRLDAETTGVILLTNDGDLANRLAHPTHGVSKIYVAKVEGRVAKGLPTMLREGVDLTDGPVRVTSATILDISGDHSLVQVELHEGRNRIVRRMFDAVGHPVVELVRTQFGPVRLGTLAPGEVRQLDRTEVGELMEVAGL from the coding sequence ATGGCGGAGCTCGAGATCCACAGGCCAGAGGGCATCCGGCTGCAGAAGGTGCTCGCGTCCGCGGGCGTCGGCTCGCGCCGCAAGTGCGAGGAGATGATCGAGGCCGGACGGGTGCAGGTCAACGGCGAGGTGGTGGACCAGCTCGGCGTGCGGGTCGACCCCGACGCCGTCGCGATCGAGGTCGACGGCAAGCGGATCAGCGTCGACGACGCGCACGTGACCGTCGTCCTCAACAAGCCCTTCGGCGTCGTGTCGACGATGCAGGACCCGCAGGGGCGGCCCGCGCTCGACCAGTACGTGGCCGACTTCAAGGAGCGGCTGTTCCACGTCGGCCGCCTGGACGCGGAGACCACGGGCGTGATTCTGCTGACCAACGACGGGGACCTCGCCAACCGCCTCGCGCACCCCACGCACGGCGTCTCCAAGATCTACGTCGCGAAGGTCGAGGGCCGGGTCGCGAAGGGTCTGCCGACCATGCTGCGCGAGGGCGTGGACCTCACCGACGGTCCCGTACGGGTCACGTCGGCGACGATCCTCGACATCTCGGGCGACCACTCGCTCGTCCAGGTCGAGCTCCACGAGGGCCGCAACCGCATCGTCCGCCGCATGTTCGATGCGGTCGGCCATCCGGTGGTCGAGCTGGTCCGCACGCAGTTCGGTCCCGTCCGGCTCGGCACGCTCGCCCCTGGAGAGGTCCGCCAGCTCGACCGCACCGAGGTCGGCGAGCTCATGGAGGTCGCGGGGCTCTAG
- a CDS encoding serine aminopeptidase domain-containing protein, with protein MSARSQSTQIAWRDDVLPGFSRSSLGPATLVRFDSRPESPRGVVLMVHGYNDYFFQDHVARALVAAGYVFYALDARRAGRSLAPEDVPHFMADVAEQGEDIAAAADAVAALEPGLPLALHTHSTGSLTALIRLHDHGTGPVDALVLDAPYLGSVPSWRLKVGGATLPVLARRRPLAVVSRGPSWYATHQLEANGGRWNFDPRWKRPEGLPARAAWLHAVVRAQARVARGLELELPILVARAAEGGPDSPDNPLLDAQDTVVDLEAIARIGPRLGANVEELVVPDGVHDLTLSDDAPRAFYLDHLVEWLGRVLHEAGETDG; from the coding sequence GTGAGCGCCCGCAGCCAGTCGACCCAGATCGCGTGGCGGGACGACGTCCTCCCGGGCTTCTCGCGCTCCTCGCTGGGCCCCGCGACGCTGGTCCGCTTCGACTCGCGCCCCGAGTCACCTCGCGGCGTCGTCCTCATGGTGCACGGGTACAACGACTACTTCTTCCAGGACCACGTCGCGCGGGCTCTCGTCGCCGCGGGATACGTCTTCTACGCGCTCGACGCACGGCGCGCGGGCCGCTCGCTCGCCCCCGAGGACGTGCCCCACTTCATGGCTGACGTCGCCGAGCAGGGCGAGGACATCGCGGCCGCAGCGGACGCCGTCGCCGCGCTCGAGCCCGGTCTGCCTCTCGCGCTCCACACGCACTCGACCGGATCCCTCACCGCGCTGATCCGCCTGCACGATCACGGAACCGGCCCGGTGGACGCGCTGGTGCTCGACGCGCCCTACCTGGGCTCGGTGCCGTCGTGGCGGCTCAAAGTGGGTGGCGCGACGCTTCCCGTCCTCGCCCGCCGCAGGCCGCTCGCGGTCGTGTCACGCGGCCCCTCCTGGTACGCCACGCATCAGTTGGAGGCCAACGGAGGCCGCTGGAACTTCGACCCGCGTTGGAAGCGCCCCGAGGGCCTCCCCGCCCGCGCCGCATGGCTCCACGCGGTCGTGCGCGCGCAGGCCCGCGTGGCCAGGGGGCTGGAGTTGGAGCTGCCGATCCTCGTGGCTCGCGCCGCCGAGGGCGGTCCCGACTCCCCCGACAACCCCCTGCTCGATGCGCAGGACACCGTGGTCGACCTCGAGGCCATCGCACGCATCGGGCCCCGCCTCGGCGCGAATGTCGAGGAGCTTGTCGTCCCCGACGGCGTCCACGACCTCACCCTCTCGGACGATGCGCCGCGCGCCTTCTACCTCGACCATCTGGTCGAGTGGCTGGGCCGGGTTCTTCACGAGGCCGGGGAGACCGATGGCTGA
- the cmk gene encoding (d)CMP kinase, whose translation MDGGLLMTGIVIAIDGPAGTGKSTVAREVARRLKLAYFDTGATYRVGTLWCLREGVDLTNHDDVAAMVATMNVELIMNPDNPSIMLEGEDVSRLIRSDTVALSVSKVATNLEARAILGQWQKDVIAAEREGGYSEGRGVVAEGRDITTIIAPEADVRVLMTADEDVRVARRAGEGADAATVREAVLGRDKQDSTVVQFHTAADGVVTVDTTDLTIEEAVQAVLTLAKQSS comes from the coding sequence ATGGACGGTGGCCTCCTCATGACCGGAATCGTGATCGCAATCGACGGGCCGGCAGGCACCGGCAAGTCGACCGTCGCGCGCGAGGTCGCGCGGCGGCTGAAGCTCGCCTACTTCGACACGGGTGCGACGTATCGTGTCGGGACCCTGTGGTGCCTGCGCGAGGGCGTGGACCTGACGAACCACGACGACGTCGCGGCGATGGTCGCGACCATGAACGTCGAGCTCATCATGAACCCCGACAACCCCTCGATCATGCTCGAGGGAGAGGACGTGTCGCGGCTGATCCGGTCCGACACCGTCGCGCTGTCGGTGTCGAAGGTCGCGACGAACCTCGAGGCGCGCGCGATCCTGGGCCAGTGGCAGAAGGACGTCATCGCCGCCGAGCGTGAGGGCGGCTACTCCGAGGGCCGGGGCGTGGTCGCCGAGGGCCGCGACATCACGACGATCATCGCCCCCGAGGCGGACGTGCGCGTGCTCATGACGGCGGACGAGGACGTCCGCGTCGCTCGCCGCGCGGGTGAGGGCGCCGACGCCGCGACCGTCCGCGAGGCGGTCCTGGGCCGCGACAAGCAGGACTCGACCGTCGTGCAGTTCCACACCGCCGCCGACGGGGTGGTCACCGTCGACACGACCGACCTCACGATCGAGGAGGCCGTCCAGGCGGTGCTGACGCTCGCGAAGCAGTCGTCGTGA
- a CDS encoding MFS transporter — MTDEGSPAYAVAMDHDGDAAIAEPPAPGKGRVFAWALWDWATQPFNSVIVTFVFTALYLTSEAFIDPAIAALGENDPEYDLALAGLASGVGLAGTVAGILVALVAPVLGQQADTAGKRKRWLAVSTGVLTIVTAALYFVEAAPSYFVLGVGLIAIGLVANELGGAQYNALITQVTTPRNVGKVSGLGWGMGYIGGIVALVLVVVADSADWWGMDTSNGMAYRLIAVGAAIWTVAFAWPVFAFVPEPAATGREPVSFFASYGRLWRDVVRLWRSDRSTVWFLIASAIYRDGLAGVFAYGAVIASVAFKFDATEVMIFGIAANLVAGIATMISGTIDDWIGPRTLILWSLGGMIVAATAVVALHDQGKTVFWIAGLVLCLFVGPTQSASRSLLARVAPKDKEGEMFGLYATTGRAASWMAPLMWTIAIAATGATISGVVGIMSVVLVGFVALLMVKIDVPREDVAA, encoded by the coding sequence ATGACTGATGAGGGATCGCCCGCATACGCTGTCGCCATGGACCACGACGGCGACGCAGCCATCGCCGAGCCGCCCGCGCCCGGCAAGGGACGGGTGTTCGCGTGGGCGCTGTGGGATTGGGCGACGCAGCCGTTCAACTCGGTGATCGTCACGTTCGTCTTCACGGCGCTCTACCTGACCTCCGAGGCGTTCATCGATCCCGCGATCGCCGCGCTGGGGGAGAACGACCCGGAGTACGACCTCGCGCTCGCCGGGCTCGCGAGCGGAGTGGGTCTCGCCGGCACGGTCGCGGGCATCCTCGTCGCCCTGGTCGCCCCCGTGCTCGGGCAGCAGGCCGACACGGCGGGCAAGCGCAAGCGCTGGCTCGCCGTCTCGACCGGTGTGCTCACGATCGTGACCGCGGCGCTGTACTTCGTCGAGGCCGCGCCCTCGTATTTCGTGCTCGGCGTCGGGCTGATCGCGATCGGCCTCGTGGCCAACGAGCTCGGCGGCGCGCAGTACAACGCGCTGATCACCCAGGTCACGACGCCCAGGAACGTCGGCAAGGTGTCGGGGCTCGGCTGGGGCATGGGCTACATCGGTGGCATCGTCGCGCTCGTCCTCGTGGTCGTGGCCGACAGCGCCGACTGGTGGGGGATGGACACGTCGAACGGCATGGCCTACCGCCTGATCGCGGTGGGTGCCGCGATCTGGACCGTCGCCTTCGCCTGGCCGGTCTTCGCCTTCGTGCCCGAGCCCGCAGCGACCGGGCGCGAGCCGGTCAGCTTCTTCGCGTCGTACGGGCGACTGTGGCGCGACGTCGTCCGGCTGTGGCGGTCGGATCGCTCGACCGTGTGGTTCCTGATCGCGAGCGCGATCTACCGCGACGGCCTCGCCGGGGTGTTCGCGTACGGCGCCGTGATCGCGTCCGTGGCCTTCAAGTTCGACGCGACCGAGGTGATGATCTTCGGCATCGCGGCAAACCTGGTCGCGGGCATCGCCACGATGATCTCGGGCACCATCGACGACTGGATCGGTCCGCGCACGCTCATCCTGTGGTCGCTCGGCGGCATGATCGTCGCTGCGACCGCCGTGGTCGCGCTGCACGATCAGGGCAAGACCGTGTTCTGGATCGCCGGCCTCGTGCTGTGCCTCTTCGTCGGTCCGACCCAGTCCGCGTCGCGCTCCCTGCTGGCCAGGGTCGCGCCCAAGGACAAGGAGGGCGAGATGTTCGGCCTCTATGCGACGACCGGCCGCGCCGCGTCGTGGATGGCGCCGCTCATGTGGACCATCGCGATCGCCGCCACGGGCGCGACGATCTCGGGTGTCGTCGGCATCATGTCCGTGGTCCTCGTCGGCTTCGTCGCGCTGCTCATGGTCAAGATCGACGTGCCGCGCGAGGACGTCGCCGCCTAG
- a CDS encoding 1-acyl-sn-glycerol-3-phosphate acyltransferase, protein MTSRKSSGRDVPSRWGPRWSRWVGRFMAKVLWRTEVRHVDRLPRTGPVIVVANHIGIADGPLLHGVIPRGSHFLIGGHMMEGTFGRFLRAAQQITVEGSGREALAQGLAVLKRGDVVGVFPEGTRGGGEADSVHGGAAWLAVRSGAPVVPVAILGTRLPGESVHGWPELRRRMLMDFGEANALEIPDDLKGRARQSWAEERVAAILRDHLAAVQTTTDLELPRDDPRGTRAANDAQEA, encoded by the coding sequence GTGACCTCTCGCAAGTCGTCGGGCAGGGACGTCCCGAGCCGCTGGGGCCCGCGCTGGTCGCGCTGGGTTGGCCGGTTCATGGCGAAGGTGCTGTGGCGCACCGAGGTGCGCCACGTCGACAGGCTTCCGCGCACCGGCCCCGTCATCGTCGTGGCGAACCACATTGGCATCGCCGACGGCCCGCTGCTGCACGGCGTGATCCCGCGCGGCTCCCACTTCCTCATCGGCGGCCACATGATGGAGGGCACGTTCGGGCGCTTCCTGAGGGCCGCGCAGCAGATCACCGTCGAGGGCTCGGGGCGCGAGGCGCTCGCGCAGGGACTGGCGGTGCTGAAGCGGGGAGACGTCGTGGGCGTGTTCCCCGAGGGCACCCGCGGGGGAGGCGAGGCGGACTCCGTGCACGGCGGCGCCGCGTGGCTCGCGGTGCGCTCAGGGGCGCCCGTCGTACCGGTCGCGATCCTCGGCACCAGGCTGCCGGGGGAGTCCGTCCACGGGTGGCCCGAGCTCAGGCGGCGTATGCTGATGGACTTCGGCGAGGCGAACGCGCTCGAGATCCCGGATGATCTGAAGGGAAGGGCGCGGCAATCGTGGGCGGAGGAGCGCGTGGCGGCGATCCTTCGCGACCACCTCGCCGCAGTCCAGACCACCACGGACCTCGAGCTTCCGAGGGACGACCCGCGCGGGACCCGCGCCGCGAACGACGCCCAGGAGGCATGA
- the scpB gene encoding SMC-Scp complex subunit ScpB, which translates to MDTTVRGSLEAVLMVVSEPVPPDQLAAALEIPEEQVLEALRALQDEYADPEAPRGFELREVAGGWRIYSSRLYADVVGRFVVEGQSARLSQAALETLAVVAYRQPVTRGQVSQVRGVNVDSVMKTLSARGLVTEVGETSGALLYGTTTEFLERMGMSSLDELPPLAPFLPELADVDGADSEGAR; encoded by the coding sequence ATGGACACCACTGTTCGGGGCTCGCTCGAGGCCGTGCTGATGGTCGTGAGCGAGCCCGTCCCGCCGGACCAGCTCGCGGCTGCCCTCGAGATCCCCGAGGAGCAGGTCCTCGAGGCGCTGCGCGCGCTGCAGGACGAGTACGCGGACCCCGAGGCGCCGCGCGGGTTCGAGCTCCGCGAGGTCGCCGGGGGCTGGCGCATCTACTCGTCGCGGCTGTACGCGGACGTCGTCGGCAGGTTCGTCGTCGAGGGCCAGTCCGCGCGGCTGTCGCAGGCGGCGCTCGAGACTCTCGCGGTCGTCGCGTACCGCCAGCCGGTGACGCGTGGTCAGGTGTCCCAGGTCCGTGGCGTTAACGTTGATTCCGTGATGAAGACGCTGAGTGCGCGCGGACTCGTGACCGAGGTCGGGGAGACCTCCGGCGCGCTGCTGTACGGCACGACGACGGAGTTCCTCGAGCGGATGGGCATGTCCTCCCTCGACGAGCTGCCCCCGCTGGCCCCGTTCCTGCCCGAGCTGGCGGACGTGGACGGCGCGGACTCCGAGGGAGCACGGTGA
- the aroH gene encoding chorismate mutase — protein sequence MTVRAIRGAISLDVDERQHLHDRTRELVSAIMRDNALTTDDVISAIFTVTPDIVSDFPAAAAREMGFGAVPLMCAQEIPVPGALPRIVRVMMHVDTERAREDVAHVYLGDAVALRRDLAQ from the coding sequence ATGACCGTACGCGCGATCCGAGGTGCCATCTCGCTCGACGTGGACGAGAGGCAGCACCTTCACGACCGGACGCGCGAGCTCGTGTCGGCCATCATGCGGGACAACGCCTTGACCACGGACGACGTCATCTCGGCGATCTTTACCGTCACCCCCGACATCGTCTCCGACTTCCCGGCGGCCGCCGCGCGGGAGATGGGGTTCGGCGCGGTCCCGCTCATGTGCGCACAGGAGATCCCGGTGCCCGGCGCCCTGCCGCGCATCGTCCGCGTGATGATGCACGTCGACACGGAGCGTGCGCGCGAGGACGTCGCCCACGTCTACCTCGGCGACGCCGTCGCGCTCCGCCGCGATCTCGCCCAGTAG
- a CDS encoding DUF1801 domain-containing protein, whose protein sequence is MGDGRAPNKTQPTDRPVDDFVAAVEPARRREEAERIVALLTDATGEQPVMWGPSIIGWGTYTYHYASGRSGEWMKVGFSPRKAQLTFYGLQDSEEQAELLESLGTHTTGVGCLYVKRLKQVSEETLAELARLGIARGDYTA, encoded by the coding sequence ATGGGAGACGGACGAGCACCGAACAAGACCCAGCCGACCGATCGGCCGGTCGACGACTTCGTCGCGGCCGTCGAGCCGGCGCGCCGACGGGAGGAGGCCGAGCGCATCGTCGCCCTGCTGACCGACGCCACGGGCGAGCAGCCCGTGATGTGGGGGCCGAGCATCATCGGCTGGGGCACGTACACGTATCACTACGCCTCGGGGCGCTCGGGCGAGTGGATGAAGGTCGGGTTCTCGCCACGCAAGGCACAGCTGACGTTCTACGGCCTTCAGGACTCGGAGGAGCAGGCGGAGCTGCTCGAGTCGCTCGGCACGCACACCACCGGCGTGGGGTGTCTCTACGTCAAGAGACTCAAGCAGGTGAGCGAGGAGACGCTCGCCGAGCTTGCCCGGCTCGGGATCGCGCGGGGCGACTACACGGCCTGA